From Serinicoccus profundi, the proteins below share one genomic window:
- a CDS encoding HIT family protein yields MTEHPSPEAADTFAGSRDGFERLWTPHRMAYVRGERPSADAGDGCPFCVAPERDDEESLIVHRGVHCYVILNLFPYNPGHLLVCPYRHVPLYVDLTEEETSEFSALTKAAVRAIQAASNPAGFNLGMNQGEVAGAGVAAHLHQHVVPRWMGDANFLPIVGQTKALPQLLADVRAQLAEHWPR; encoded by the coding sequence ATGACGGAGCACCCGAGCCCCGAGGCCGCCGACACCTTCGCCGGCTCGCGCGACGGCTTCGAGCGGCTGTGGACCCCACACCGGATGGCCTACGTCCGGGGTGAGCGGCCCAGCGCCGACGCCGGTGACGGCTGCCCGTTCTGCGTCGCCCCCGAGCGGGACGACGAGGAGAGCCTCATCGTGCACCGGGGCGTGCACTGCTACGTCATCCTCAACCTCTTCCCCTACAACCCGGGCCACCTCCTCGTCTGCCCCTACCGCCACGTCCCGCTCTACGTCGACCTCACCGAGGAGGAGACGAGCGAGTTCAGCGCGCTGACCAAGGCCGCGGTCCGGGCGATCCAGGCGGCGAGCAACCCGGCCGGCTTCAACCTCGGGATGAACCAGGGCGAGGTCGCGGGGGCGGGGGTCGCGGCGCACCTGCACCAGCACGTCGTGCCCCGCTGGATGGGCGACGCCAACTTCCTGCCGATCGTCGGGCAGACCAAGGCCCTGCCGCAGCTGCTGGCGGACGTCCGGGCCCAGCTCGCCGAGCACTGGCCCCGCTGA
- the pdxS gene encoding pyridoxal 5'-phosphate synthase lyase subunit PdxS, with product MSEPTQPTTGTTRVKRGMADMLKGGVIMDVVTAEQAKIAEDAGAVAVMALERVPADIRAQGGVSRMSDPDMIDSIIEAVSIPVMAKARIGHFVEAQVLQSLGVDYIDESEVLTPADYANHIDKWAFTVPFVCGATNLGEALRRITEGAAMIRSKGEAGTGDVSNATTHMRAIRGEINRLTSLAQDELYVAAKELQAPYELVKEVAGSGKLPVVLFTAGGIATPADAAMMMQLGAEGVFVGSGIFKSGNPEQRAAAIVKATTFHDDPDTIAEVSRGLGEAMVGINVDDIPQPHRLAERGW from the coding sequence ATGTCCGAGCCCACCCAGCCCACCACCGGCACCACCCGCGTCAAGCGCGGCATGGCCGACATGCTCAAGGGCGGCGTCATCATGGACGTCGTCACCGCCGAGCAGGCCAAGATCGCCGAGGACGCGGGCGCCGTCGCCGTCATGGCGCTCGAGCGGGTCCCCGCGGACATCCGGGCCCAGGGCGGCGTCTCGCGGATGAGCGACCCGGACATGATCGACAGCATCATCGAGGCCGTCTCGATCCCCGTCATGGCCAAGGCCCGCATCGGCCACTTCGTCGAGGCGCAGGTGCTGCAGAGCCTCGGCGTCGACTACATCGACGAGTCCGAGGTGCTGACCCCGGCCGACTACGCCAACCACATCGACAAGTGGGCCTTCACCGTGCCCTTCGTCTGCGGCGCGACCAACCTCGGTGAGGCGCTGCGCCGGATCACCGAGGGCGCGGCGATGATCCGTTCCAAGGGCGAGGCCGGCACCGGCGACGTCTCCAACGCCACCACCCACATGCGCGCGATCCGCGGCGAGATCAACCGGCTCACCTCGCTGGCGCAGGACGAGCTCTACGTCGCGGCCAAGGAGCTGCAGGCCCCCTACGAGCTCGTCAAGGAGGTCGCCGGCTCCGGCAAGCTCCCGGTCGTGCTCTTCACCGCTGGCGGCATCGCCACCCCGGCCGACGCGGCGATGATGATGCAGCTCGGTGCCGAGGGCGTCTTCGTCGGCTCCGGCATCTTCAAGTCGGGCAACCCCGAGCAGCGCGCCGCCGCGATCGTCAAGGCCACGACCTTCCACGACGACCCGGACACCATCGCGGAGGTCTCGCGCGGCCTGGG